The following nucleotide sequence is from Dunckerocampus dactyliophorus isolate RoL2022-P2 chromosome 7, RoL_Ddac_1.1, whole genome shotgun sequence.
AAATCCACTGTAATTTCTTGTGGGTGGATTTTGGTAGCACCCTCAGATTTGAGatggtgctgttttttttttttttaaggatacGGACACTCCTGTTCTACTTCATAAAACGAGCTTCCACCCAAGCAGATGCTGGGCTGGGCTGGTGAAATCTCAACCACTGAGATTGATAGACTACCGTATGTAGGAGGGCAGGAAGACCTCGTGAAGGCCACCAAACTGTAGTTCTCAGCTCCCACCCCTAGAGGGTACTCTTGCTCCTTGCTTAGAAAGCATCTGAAAACTTCATTTAACAGAAGAGGCACACGGTACTGTCTTCCATGATTCCCCTTGGTCTTCAGTACTCACCATCCAGTTAGGCTGCTTTGGTCCATAAAGGGCAGTTTCCACGCAGTTGTGGAGGAGAGCGGACGCCTGCAAGGTCACAGGATTATCGCAGCATTCAGGAAAAATAAGAGCTTGCAGGATCTCCTGGTCACGGCAGAGGTCACGCCACTCAACCCAAAACTAATGGGTCATTTATTTAAAGCTCCAGTGTTGGTTGCACAATAAACATAATGGTAAAGtttttaaatattgtaaaaacattgtaaaaactatGTTTATGTTACAGACTAGGGATCTACCTGTatatttggccatgactgtatgtggtgctggaattgagcactgctgttgatgtgttcaggtcaagGTTAAACAATACTTACACTTGCATATgtgcctgtgattggctggcgaccagtccagggtgtaccctgcctcctgcccaaagtcagttgggataggctttAGCATATCGCCTGCATAAAACATAACACACATACTTATCTGGTGCAACACTTCCTGAGGACCGGCATGGATGTCAGGGCTGAGGGACTCTGGATCACCAGAATCTGTGCCAGGTACCCTGGAGGTTTAAATGATAAGTGAGAGGTCACGTAGGGGAGCTGTTGATGGACTGTTCACACCCTTCTCACTCCTCTCCTTGCCCCAATACTTACCTAATCCCaaaccaaaccctaaccctaaaccacAATCCAAACTGAAACCATAACCCtactaaccctaactctaaccgcAACCCAACcttgcacacgtgcacacggtGTATATAacgtatatgtactgtatgtgtctacATGCACGCACTCACATTTGGCAGCAAACTCTGAGTGTTGTTTAGGTGTGTGtattatgttgtgttttcttcataCCAACCCATATTCCTGGACAAAGTTGTCTGTGCTTCCTTCCACGTCAGCCaaaaactgctgctgctgctgttctgcCCATCTGTTGTGGCCGGTGTCCTCTTCTGTGCTGGATTGTGgcgagtgtgtatgtgtgtactggGGCAGGCGGCAGCATGGAGACGGGGGACGCTGTACGACTGGACACACTGCTGAGGACAGCTGCGTATGTGGTGGGCACAgaccagtgttgtttttggcagccattttagtttgtattttggctgaaaatgcttgttagtttttgtcacattttactGATTTTTATTCTAACTGTTCTTTTCACCAAGTTTGTTGCCACATTTACCGTCTCTCTCACctctaaatatagcgacaaagtggctaaattgtcaacacagatctTGTCAACATCAGGTGTGCACAAAGTGTGTTATGGTGAAGCGGAGCCGCAATGtgcaattattaatattattaatattattatccaATTACTaggcaactattttggtattcgattaatcgctttttcatttcaaaatataaatatcctatgatttcagcctctcaaatgctTCCTTAGCCGCAGACCTacgtattatctttgtgtttcagccGCAAACCTacgtattatctttgtgttttaggcaaatcAGGGCAATCAATTCTCACACATCAGCCATCAGAGCCACGTTCAGCTTGTCACGGTCATGTTATCGTCATAAAGAAAGGGGGGCTTTAACGACAACGGCAGAAAGAAGGACCTTGGAAAACATCTTTTCCACCCTGGACACTACCCAGGAACCCCTGCATTGAACAGTAAGTGGGCAGAGATAGATCACAATCGCAACAATTCCACCATAATACCCCACAGGACAATTCACGAATTCACCCCTGCTTGTCACACACTATTGACCTCTCATCAGATTTACAGCACACTGTGTAGGACTCTTTAATATCATATGTAAAGTTTTGTCACGTCACTTATGTGGCCATATTTCTACGTGgatcttattttctctggtcTTATTTTATAAGGCATCCTTccacgggtactccggtttcctcccacattccaaaaacatgcatgtaacgttaattggcgactctaaattgtccatatatatgaatgtgtgtgaatagttgtttgtctatatgtgccctgtgctTGGCTGgaggccagtccagggtgtatcccgcctctcgcccaaagtcagctgggatatgctccagcatacccccgcgaatCTAATGCGGATAAGGGGCAATGAGAATGGTTGGATGATGGGCATCCTTCCACTAAACTGCCAAATGTAGGTCAGCACAAATATCTGTGCATGTATGTATCTACGTACAGTGTATGTTTATTTCCACTTTCGCCCcctacccccaccccacccataAAGCTAGGTAAACATACTGTCCCTCAAACGGTTAAAAACCCGTATTTCAATGTACCGAATATCTCGGACTGAAGTACTTTTTAAGAGATTGACTAGTTAGGTTTTTgatttggaaaaaatatgatTACGTTTTTCACATCAGTTTTTGGGAAGCTAACATTTTGTGTCAAATGTTTGAAGGACCAAATGTTTTACACACCAACttgaatagatggatggactgaCAGATATACGGATATAGGGACAGatgcacagaaaaaaatgatgttccTTAAATCAGCCTAAAATGGCAAAGCTGCACAAAAAGTGACACATTTGTTCCTCTTGGCCAAAATGGCTCATTAAAAATGTCACGTTTTTGCCACTTTGTTCAGATTTACACACTTTGGTCATGACAGATATGGGTGGGGGTCCTTTATATGtgcattgtttttaaattttttttttttggggggggggggggggtggggtggtggtgCACTTATAGAACCACTTTCATTCACGCGTGTTGTATTCTATCTTTTCTTATCATACACAATGAATAATGTGCTCTGTCTTTCGCTCCCCAGCTTCCTTTCCACTGGGGGAGGCGGTGTGGATGCTTAAACCAGAATCAGAACCCTCCCCGGCCGGATTAAATGTGTTGTGATAAGCTGCTCGGTGGATCCATCAAAGGCATCCGAGTAGCCCACTGGATCGTGTAGTAAAAGAGGAGGACTGGATCTCACCCAACCTTccctctcctctctctctacctgAGCTGTGTGGTCCATATCCAGGCGGACCTCCGCAGCACAGACTGAAGGAGAGAGCCCAGCGAGGCGCGGCTTAAGCGGGgcgaagcagcagcagcagagtccCCCTTCCCTTTCCTCACCCTCGGACTACAACCAGTGGAGGCTTTTATGTTATTGTTTcgttggggatttttttttaaaatcggaTAACTTGCGTGGGACGGAACCTTCATTCCTTTCTCCAGTCCATGATATCCGGCCATCCGTTTCCCGCGGCGCGCTGACGTCGGAGAAGAGGCTGCAGCGGCGGGTTGACGAGCAGCAGAGAGTCGCCCTCTTACTGGAGCTTGAGAGCTTGAATGGTGCAGATGATCCATGTTGTGGAGGATTAAACCGATACACGGCTTGCTTTTGGGGGGTTTGTTTATTGTTGGCGACCGTGTGTGCACTATGCATCGGCACACAACTTTGCACCGTGACACGTCCCTTCCACGGCTTCATTAAAACGCGAAACAAAACGTCCAGAAGCTTTCAGGGAGCAGCTGAAAAACAGAAGCCGGGTAGCATGCACCAGAGACTGTGAAGCTCACTGATGTCACTGCGTGCAAACAGAGCCCTAGGCGGCGGGGTTGTTGCCGAATAATTGCTATAAAAAACACTCCTTTAAAAACACTCCTTTAGTGTTGCCTGTTGGCCAAACGCTTTCATGCAAGTCACATCGAGACCTCGGCGCATGCTTGTGTGTACAGAATCTGTCTTTGTTGTTCAAAGATACGCCTGAAGGATCCATACACTGTCCAGGCAGGGGAGATAAGACAAAAGTTCCTCCATGGTGTTCCGAAAGTTGCCCGGTGTCTCTGCATCGGGCATGGGTCTGCGCCTGTCTCAGAAGTTTGTCTTCTTGCTTTTTCTCTCTGGCCTGGTGACCCTCTGCTTCGGGGCACTCTTCTTTTTGCCAGACTCAGTTCGCCTGAAACGGATCTTCATGTCCAAGACCGAGATTCAGCCAGTGACTGTGGGATCCGGCTCGGAGAATGATGCCCGGGAGCACCTGAAGCGGCCCCGGGAGCAGGACCACCCACGGGGGgtgacctctgccaaggagaCCAGCGGAGGTGGTGCCAGGCCTAAGGGTCTCGGCCGCAAAAGGCCCACTTCCTATGAGGCCACGGAGGAGCGCCTGCCTGGAGGGAAAGCGCAGGAGGATCTGACCCAGTCCGGATCCAACGTGGAGGTGGAGAAAGCGACCTTGTCCGACCACGCTGCCGGCTTGGATGCTTTCAGCCACAAGAAGTTCCAGAAGTGTCTACTGAAGCCCATGCTGGGGAGGGATGGCGGCAAACCCGGTGACCCCAAGACGAGTGAGCGGCGGGAGAAGATCAAAGAGGTGAGGAGGAGGGCAAGGGTTATTTGCGTTGTTTTGATGTCTCTTGTTTCTTTATGAAATCACTTTCCAGAATGAGAGCTGTCACAACAAACACATAGCATTagtcgtgcacacacacacacacacacacacacacacaagccacaGAAGTCATTAGATTCCCGTCGAGGAATTTGATTTGTGTGACAAGGCAACTGGATCTTTTTGTGACGGTTGCTGCTGTCAAATGGGGACAAAAACAGCAGCTTTAAGCGCTTTAAGCTGAGACTTCCTGTTGCGCATCCTGAGAAAGGCAACTTAGGTCTTACTTACTGTAGTCTTACTTACTGTTGACAGGTGCCATTAAGACGGGTTAGGACCCTGCCAACTTGTAGCTTTATCAAGTGCATGTTTTTCCCCCAAAGTCCCATattgtatttttcaaaaattttatTAGAAgtttgttgtccaaaatctagtcTTGATGCTGTCATACAGACATTTTAAAAGTGATTTGAGCAAGCCCTATTGGGAACATGCtcgtttgtgtgtctgtagcttcaaTGCCAAagagctgtgtttgtgtgtctccaagaagcgctgtcaactttttacaaatacactgtaactctgcacttgtctaaCATAATAGATgacatatatcacatacaacaatgtaacattaagtgggacaggaggacacaaacgttagcgacACAAGCATAATTATGtgcgctacagtgctaacattacactcatattttaacagcaacatcgtACTAGGTTAGCTTatatgctgaagaaaaacaaaatgatcaaggtcccacatctgtagctgactgacggatagttggcaaaGCCTTGgactgcattttaagatgtgtagcgaagccccttttattaaaataaaaacccaACGAGCGTTTGAGTgcatcttctctcaaaagtaagGAATAATTCTcccgtttggtgctcataaactggCACAAGCATCACATACTAGTGTtagaaaaacat
It contains:
- the LOC129185735 gene encoding uncharacterized protein LOC129185735 isoform X1, which translates into the protein MAAKNNTGLCPPHTQLSSAVCPVVQRPPSPCCRLPQYTHTHSPQSSTEEDTGHNRWAEQQQQQFLADVEGSTDNFVQEYGVPGTDSGDPESLSPDIHAGPQEVLHQISMCVMFYAGDMLKPIPTDFGQEAGYTLDWSPANHRHICKSESEEETTLTPDYDYTATFDYDYESPSPVPHCQSEPKNKASVIGPPCHMLLLGLLVCQMKG
- the LOC129185735 gene encoding uncharacterized protein LOC129185735 isoform X2 gives rise to the protein MGWVPGTDSGDPESLSPDIHAGPQEVLHQISMCVMFYAGDMLKPIPTDFGQEAGYTLDWSPANHRHICKSESEEETTLTPDYDYTATFDYDYESPSPVPHCQSEPKNKASVIGPPCHMLLLGLLVCQMKG